The Aminipila terrae nucleotide sequence TTTTTCCTTCTGGCTCAAAAGTCTTGTCAAAATTTCTTTTTTGGTTGTACTCACTTAGTTTTTCAGTCATAAAATTCACGCCAATTCCTTATCCTTCTTAGCCTTCTCCACACTAGCCTTAAGAGCATCCATCAGATCGATGACTTTACCTGCACTATCAGGTTCCGCGGCAACAATCTCCTTCCCTGAAATCTTTGTCTCAATGAGAACACGAAGTCTCTCCTGATATTCATCTTTATATTGGGAAGGATCAAAAGGCGTATCCATAGAATCTATGAGCATTTTTGCCATATTCAGCTCCTGCTCAGATACTTCTGGCTTAATATACTGTTTTTGAAGTTCTTTAATGTCATCGGCGTAGAACATAGTAGAAATAAGAATACCATCCTCCCTGGGGATTATCGCCATAAGAGTGTCCTTGGTACCCATAACCGTTTTGCCTATAGCCACCTTCTGCTGAGCCATCAATGCACTGCGAAGCAGCTCGAAGGCTTTTTCCCCTCCTGTCTCTGGTACTGCCTGATATGTTTTTTCATAATAAACGGGGGAAATCTGGTTTAGCTGTGCAAAATGCAGAATTTGAATAGATTTTTCTTTTTCTGTTTTAATCTTTTCAATCTCATCCTCTGTGACCACCACATACTTATCTTTATCATATTCGAACCCTTTAACAATGTCTCCTGCCGTAATCTCTTTTCCACAGTGAGCACAAGTCTTTTTATAACGAATCCTGCTATTATCTTCCTTATGAAGCTGATTGAAATGAATATCATGGTCCTGAGTGGTTGTGTGCATTGCAATAGGTATGGCAACCATGCCAAAAGTTATTACCGATTTACGTGATATCATAGTGAAACACCTCCATGGTGTATTGTTTCCAACTAAATTGTAAGTATTCACCTTGACATAACTCTATAAATTACTTTCAACATTTCCAGTTGATT carries:
- the ku gene encoding non-homologous end joining protein Ku; the encoded protein is MISRKSVITFGMVAIPIAMHTTTQDHDIHFNQLHKEDNSRIRYKKTCAHCGKEITAGDIVKGFEYDKDKYVVVTEDEIEKIKTEKEKSIQILHFAQLNQISPVYYEKTYQAVPETGGEKAFELLRSALMAQQKVAIGKTVMGTKDTLMAIIPREDGILISTMFYADDIKELQKQYIKPEVSEQELNMAKMLIDSMDTPFDPSQYKDEYQERLRVLIETKISGKEIVAAEPDSAGKVIDLMDALKASVEKAKKDKELA